Part of the Janibacter alkaliphilus genome is shown below.
ATCGACTTCTTCGACCCGGTGGTCGTCACGGTCACCCCGCTGATCCTCGTCGTCGGGGGCATGCTGACCATGCTGCTGCTGCTGATCGGGCTGGCCACGGTCCGCTCGGGGCTGGCGCGCAAGCAGCGGCTGCGCAAGGAGCGCAAGGCCCGCGACCAGCAGGCCAAGGAGCAGCAGGTCGCCCACGACCAGCAGGTCGAGCAGGAGCGTGAGCGCGAGCGCCTGGCCCACGAGGAGCGCGAGCGGCAGTACCAGCAGGAGCTGGAGGAGCAGAAGCGGGCCGCCCAGGCCGAGCGGGAGCGCGCCGAGATCGCCGAGCAGCAGACCGGCGCCCAGCCGACGGCCGACCAGCCGGCCGGCCCCACCCGCCCGATGGCGTCCGGCGGCACCGGCCCGGCCGCCGGGACCGGATCCAGCAGCGCTCCCCCGCCGCGCCCCTCGTGGAGCGGCGACGGCTCCGAGCAGCGGGCGACCGAGACCCAGCGCATCGACCCGGGCGAGGGCCGCCGCTAACCAGGCTCCGGTCCGGCACGGGAGACCCCGGTCGCCCGAGTCGGCCCGACGCCGGGCAGCCGCAGCGCGACCGGCACGCTCGTGGTGACCTGCGCCGTGCCGTCCGCGGTGACCTGGCAGGCGGTGACCTCCGCCTGCTGAGCGGCCGCCACCCGCCGTGCCTCCGCGCACGGGGCACCGGTGCCCTGCTGGTGCTGCACCGCTGTCGCGAGGGCCGCCAGGTCGGCCGCCGCGCGCGCGGAGTGCGCGGCCAGCACCGCCGAGGCGACGGCGAGCCCACCGAGCGTCCCGCTGAGGGTGGCCGCGATCGCCCCCACCGCGAGCACCGAGCCCGAGCCGCGGTCGCCGCGTCCTCGCCCCGGTCGTCCGCCGGATGTGCCTCCGCTCGGCCCGTCAGCCATCGCCGCCCACCTCCATCCGCGCCACCGCCCGGCAGGTGGTGCCGGCGGTGATCCAGGTGGCGGCCGCCGGCGCCGGCACCCGCACGGTGGCCACGACGTCCCGCCCCTGACGGGCCGTGCTGATCCGCGCCCCGTCCGGGGCGGCCCGGGCCCCGTCGGCCAGCGCCCGGGAGGCCGTCTCGCCACGGGCCGCCTCGCGCGCCACCACCCGCGCGGCGTCGACGCAGCGCACCCGGTCGACGCCCAGCTGCAGCGCCGCCAGGCAGAGCGCCAGCACCAGCAGCACCGAGGGGATGGCGAGCGCGGTCTCCGCGCTCACCATCCCGCCGTCGGCCCGCAGGTGCTCAGCGGATGCCGAGCGCTTCGAGGACGACACCGGCCAGCCCCGACTTCACCTGCCCGGACTTCACCACGGCCAGCAGCACGATGGCGAAGGTGCACGCGGCCAGCGTGCCGACCGCGTACTCGGCCGTCGTCATGCCGGCCTCGCCGGCCCTCTTGAGCTGCGCCCAGCGGCGCGACATCGAGCTCCGCATCGGAGCCTCCCTCCCTCACGGCGACACCCGGTGCGTCGCCTGTGGGTCGAGACTCCCCGGACCCCGCTGAGCGTGCCGCCCCCGCGGCGCATCTGTGGACGGGCCGATCAGTGGCGCGCCCCTTGGGGGCCGGAAACCGTCGGTCGATCTCAGATCGAGCGACGGCTTGCTTCCCACGCGAGGATGTCCATGAGGCGCAGGTCGGTGAGATCACGCGTCAGTGCCTGGGCATCCGCATCCGAGATCTGCTTCCTCAGCTCGGCCAAAGTGTCGACGTTGGTCCGCAGATCGTTGCGGATCGCAGCCCAGAACATGCGACGGTGACCGCGCTCGGGGTACCGACGGGCAGCCTCGGCAGCGCAACTGCGATAGAGGCGCGTAAGCCCGGAGTCGAGGATCGGGAACAAGGCCGGGCGCTTGAGGTGCAGCACCTTCGAGGCCTTGGCGACCCGCACCCAAGGACCTTGGAGCGCCGTGAGCAGGTCGGCTCCCTTGTCGTAGAGCCCCTGAGACTCCGCGGGGTCCGCGTCAGCCAGATCCGCCTCCTTCGGGATCTGCGCGAGCAACTCGTGGTGGCTGGCAGCGAGCTCAAGAATCTCTTCCCCCTGTGCACGGCTGATGCGTGAGGCGAGAACCCGCGAGGCCGCGACGTCCTCCGCTGAGATGACGTCATGGCACTCCTGCGTCGACGCGTCGTACCGCGTCAGGGTCCGAGGGTGACTCCTCGCATAGTGCTCGACCACGCGACGCGCGTCCTCGATCGTCCGACCTGCCACCGTGATCTCAAGGGCCATGCGGCGGACCATAGCCGCGCACGCACGGGAGCACTGCCGATGAGATCTGCTGCTGCTCACCCGCCCGCGCCACCGCACGTCCACCCACCCGTCACCGGATCGATTGTCCGACGTGGCCCGGCCGTCACCCACGACACGGCGTCGAAGGACGACAGTGTCCCCGTCGCCGCACGTCACGTCTCTGGGGAAGGGCGCACCGATGGCTCACGACACCATGGCTCCTGCGCCGGAGCAGGCTCCCGAACCACCGTCTCCGCAGCGCGGATCCGACATCGTCTGGCACACCGCCTTCGGGCTGCTGCTGGTCGTCACCGTCGTCTCGTTCATCCTCTGGTCGACGGGGCAGATCAGTCAGAGCTCGCACTACGCGGTGCTCGTGGTCACCATCCTGCTGGGGGTCTTCATGGCCTTCAACATCGGCGGCAACGACGTCGCCAACTCCTTCGGCACCTCGGTGGGCGCCGGCACCCTGACGATGAAGCAGGCGCTCATGGTGGCCGCCGTCTTCGAGGTCGGTGGCGCGGTGCTGGCCGGTGGCGAGGTGACCGACACCGTGCGCAGCGGCATCGTCGACCTCGACGGGGTCCCGCTGGACCCGATGGACTTCGCCTTCATCATGATGGCGGCCCTGCTCGGCGCCGCGCTGTGGCTGCTCGTGGCCACCCAGATGGGCTGGCCTGTCTCGACCACCCACTCGATCATCGGCGGCATCGTCGGCGCCGCGGTCACCCTCGGCTTCGTCACCGGCGACGGCGGCTGGGAGATGGTGCAGTGGGGCGGCATCGGCCAGATCGTCATCTCCTGGTTCCTCTCCCCGGTGCTCGGCGGCCTGGTCGCCTACGTCCTCTTCCGCGGGATCAAGCAGGGCATCCTCGTCTACAACGAGCAGGCCGACGACCAGCTGCGCCAGCTCAAGGTGGAGCGGATCGAGCACCGCGAGCGGCACAAGGCCGCCTTCGAGCGCCTCGACGAGCTGCAGCAGATCTCCTACACCAACACCATGGCCCGGGACGCGGTCGTGGTCAGCTCCCCCGACTTCGACCGCGACGAGCTGGAGTCGGACTACTACCGCGAGCTGTACGAGCTGCAGGACGAGGCGGAGAACCTCGAGGCGCACCGGGCGCTGGAGACCTGGGTGCCGCTGCTGGCCGCCGGCGGGTCGGTCGTCATCACCGCGATGCTGCTCTTCAAGGGGCTGAAGAACCTCCACCTCGAGCTCGACAGCATCGGCAACTTCCTCGTCATGGGGATGGTCGGCGCCGCGGTCTGGATGGCCGTCTTCATCTTCGCGAAGTCGTTGAAGAAGCAGACCCTGGCCCGGTCCACCTTCCTGCTCTTCAGCTGGATGCAGGTCTTCACCGCCTCGGCCTTCGCCTTCAGCCACGGCTCGAACGACATCGCCAACGCCGTCGGGCCGTTCGCCGCGGTGCTGGACGTGCTGCGCACCAACGAGATCGGCGCCGAGTCCGCGGTCCCCACCGCCCTCATGGTCACCTCCGGGGTGGCCCTGGTCGCCGGACTGTGGTTCATCGGCCGCAAGGTCATCACCACCGTCGGGACCGGGCTGACGAAGATCCACCCGGCCTCGGGCTTCGCTGCCGAGCTGTCCGCCGCGGCGGTGGTCATGGGCGCCTCGCTGCTGGGGCTGCCGGTCTCCTCGACGCACATCCTCATCGGTGCGGTGCTCGGCGTCGGGATGGTCAACAAGGCCGCCAACTGGAACCTCATGAAGCCGATCGCCATGGCCTGGGTCATCACCGTCCCGGCCGCGGCGGCGGTGGGCGCGGTCGGTGTCGTCGTCATCCGGGGGATCTTCGGCTGAGCGGGACGGCACCGGGCGTGGGCGACGCTGGGTGTGGATGACGCTGAGCGAGAGCCGCACCTGCGCGAGGATGGGCAGGTGCCGACCTCCGCAGATCGCCCCGACCGTCCGCCGCGCGCCGAGCAGCTCGACCTCGCCCCGCACCCCGAGGGCGGCTGGTACCGCCAGACCTGGGCGTCGCCGGTCGAGGTCATGCTCGCCGGCCCCGACGGCACCACCCTCACCCGCCCGACGGCCACGCTGATCCTCTTCTACCTGCCCGCCGGGGAGTTCTCGACGTGGCACCGGGTGACCTGGGACGAGACCTGGGTCGCGGCCGAGGGCACCGTGCTCCTGGAGACCGGCGGCGACGGGGACCTCCCGGTCGGCGGCGAGCGCCACCGGGTGGGCCTGCAGCCCGACGACGAGCCGCACGTCGTCATCCCCGGCGGGGTGTGGCAGCGCACCCTGCCCCGCGACGACGCTGACGCCCTGGTCAGCTGCCTGGTCTCCCCCGGCTTCGACTTCGTCGACCTCGAGATCCGCGGCGGCTGAGCCGTCCACCCAGCGGGCACCTCGCGGCGGCCCCTGGCGCCTGCACGAGACTGGGGTCATGAGCGGATCCATCGGCATCCTCACCAGCGGCGGCGACTGCCCCGGGCTGAACGCGGTGATCCGGGGCGCGGTCATCAAGGGCACCCGTATCTACGAGCGCGACTTCGTCGGCATCCGCGACGGGTGGCGCGGGCTCGTCGAGGACGACTGCATCCCGCTGAAGCGCAAGCGCGTCCGCGGCCTGTCCGGTGTCGGCGGCACCATCCTCGGCACCTCCCGCACCAACCCCTACGCGGGGGGTGGCCCGGACCGGGTCCGTGAGGTGATGGCCCGCCACGGGATGGACGCGATCATCGCCATCGGCGGCGAGGGCACGCTCACCGCCGCCCGTCGGCTCGCCGACGAGGGGATCAACGTCGTCGGGGTCCCCAAGACCATCGACAACGACCTGTCCGCGACCGACTACACCTTCGGCTTCGACACGGCCACCTCGATCGCCACCGAGTCGATCGACCGGCTGCGCACCACCGCCGAGGCGCACCACCGCTGCATGGTCGTCGAGGTGATGGGCCGGCACGTCGGGTGGATCGCGCTGCACGCCGGGCTGGCCTCGGGTGCGCACGCCATCCTCATCCCCGAGGTGCCGACCTCCCTGGACGACGTCGCGCACTGGGTCACCGAGGCCAAGGAGCGCGGCCGGGCCCCGGTCGTCGTGGCCGCCGAGGGCGCCGTCCTCGAGGGCGAGGACTCGCCGGTGGCCCGGCACGGCCTGGACGCCTTCGGCCGCCCCCGGCTGGGCGGGGTCGCCGACCGGCTGGCGCCGATGCTCGAGGAGGCCACCGGGATCGAGACCCGGTCGATGACGCTGGGGCACCTGCAGCGCGGCGGCAGCCCCACCGCCTACGACCGGGTGCTGGCGACCCGCTTCGGCACCGCGGCGATCGATGCCGTCAACGCGCAGAAGTGGGGAACCATGGTCGCCCTCAACGGCATCGACATCGTCGAGGTCGACCTGCACCGTGCGGTCACCGAGCTCAAGACGGTGCCCCGCTCGCGCTACCAGGAGGCGGCGATCCTCTTCGGCTGACCCGGTCAGCCCAGCTGCTGCCCCAGGAGCACCACCACCAGCGGCACCACGGCGGTGGCGACGAAGGCGGGCAGGAAGCACAGCCCGAGCGGCAGCACGAGCAGCACCCCGGCCCGCTGCCCCGCCTCCTCGATCCGCCGCGCGTCCTCCTCGCGCTGCGCGGCCGCCGCCTCCAGCAGCACGGCGGCCGAGGCGGCGCCGCTCTCGTCGGCGACCGCCATCGCCTGGGCGGTGCGCCGCCACACCGGACGTGCGTAGGTCCAGGCCTGCCGCATCGAGCGGCCCCAGCGCAGCGCCGTGGTCACCCGGACCAGGTCGTCGCGGGCGCCCGGCGAGGATACCGCGGCCGTCTGGGCCAGCGCGTCGGCGAGACCGCGGCCTGAGCGCAGCGCGAGCGCGAGCAGCACCATGGCGTCGGCGACCTCGCGGTCGGTGACCGGCGGTCGGCGCTCCGGACCTCTCGCCTCGTCCCCGGGGTCCTCTCCGGCGGCCGTGGCGAGACCGTCGACCTCGCCCGCGCCGGACACGGACCCGGCGCGCGGTGCGGCCACATGACGACCCGGGCCGCCGTGCCGGGCGCCGACCGGCCAGGCCAGCACCGCCAGCACCAGCAGCAGCGCGACCGCGATCACCGGTGCACCTGCTCGCGCACGGCCCGCCGCAGCACCGCGCGGCAGATCGTCCAGCCGAGCCCGGTCAGCACCACCCCCGCACCGACGCTGAGCATGGTGGCCGAGGACCAGGTCACCACCGTCCACGGCGCGATCCCGAAGGTCAGGCCGGCCAGCAGCCCGACGAGCGGGAGCAGGGTGAGCATGACCATCGTCGCCCGCGGGCCGGCGCTCGCCGCGTCCAGCCGGCGGCGCACCCCGAGCCGCCCGCGCAGCACCTCGGCGGCCACCTCCACCGTCGGGGCCAGCGGGCTGCCCAGGCGCTCGGAGAGCCGCCAGGCGCCGCCGAGGAAGCCCACCTCGGGATGCTGCTGCGCCGCGGCGCTCCACACCGGTCCGGCTTCCTCGCCGCGGGCCAGCGCCGCGGCCACGTCGGCCAGGACGTCGTCCCACGGGGCGCGTGCGTCGGCCCGGGCCAGCTCGACCGCCCGCGGCGGCGTCGCCCCGGCGCGCAGCGCCATGGCGACGGTCTCGGCGAGGTCGGCGAGCCGCTCCTCGGACGCCGGCCCGCCACGGCGCTGCCACCGGCCTCCGTCGCGTGCCTGCGGCCGACGAGCCGCCCGACCCGATCCCAGCGCCGGCGACGCGCCCGGCCACAGCAGCACCGCCAGGAGCACGAGCAGCACCTCGGCGGCGCTCATGCCCCGGCCTCCCCCGGCCGGCCGGGTCCGCCGGCGTCGACCAGAGAGCTCAGCGGCACGATGGCGCCGACGACCCTGCGTCCGCCCTCCCGGCGCAGGTGCACCACCACCTCGACCGCGCTGGCCAGCTGGGTGCGCACCGCCTCACGGCTCATCCCGGCGAGCGCGCCGAGCGCCTCGACCCGGGCCGGGACGTCCTCGGGGGCGTTGGCGTGCAGGGTGCCGCACCCCCCTTCGTGGCCGGTGTTCAGCGCGAGCAGCAGGTCGCGCACCTCGGCGCCGCGGACCTCGCCGACCACCAGCCGGTCCGGACGCATCCGCAGCGCCTGGCGGACCAGGTCGACCATGCTCACCTCCCCGGCACCCTCGGTGTTCGCCGAGCGCGCCTGCAGGCGCACCACGTGCGGGTGCGCGACGACGATCTCGCCGACGTCCTCGACCACGACCACCCGTTCGTCGGCCGGGACCTCGGCGAGCATGGCCGCCAGCAGGGTGGTCTTGCCCGACCCGGTGCCGCCGGTGATGACGTAGGCGGTACGGGAGCGCACGATCTCGCGCAGCCGCACCGCCTGCCCCTCCGTGAGCATGCCCAGGCCGGCCAGGGCGTCGAGGCCACCCGAGCGGCGCCGCGGGATGCGCAGGCTCACGTGCGCGCCGTCGGCCACCAGCGGCGGCAGGACGGCGTGCAGCCGGACCCCGTCGGGCAGCAGCCCGTCCACCCACGGCTGCGCGTCGTCCAGACGGCGGCCGGCCAGCGCCGCCAGCCGCACGGCGAGCCGACGCACCTCCTCCCGGTCGCCGAGCCCGGGCCGGACCCGCTGCACCCCGTCGCCACGGTCCACCCACAGCGAGCCGTCACCGTTGACCAGCACGTCGGTGACCGCCTCGTCGGCGACCAGCGGCTCCAGCGGCCCGAGACCGAGCAGGCCGGCCCGCAGCTCCTCGCCCCGCCGCCGGGTGCCGCGCTCGCCCAGCCGGGCCGCCTCGTCGGCGGCGACGCGACCGATCACCTGCTCGTCCGGGGCCTGCCCGCGACCGACCTGGGCATCCATCGCCGGCGTCCACCTCATGCCGCCGCCCGCCCTCGCCGACCGCCCAGGCCGGCCACCTCGACGACGACCCCGGCCACCCCGGCGCATGCCCCGCGCCGCCCCGGCGGACCGCCGCGCGCCTCGGCGCGCACCACCTGCGGGTCGTCCGGCAGGTGCTCCAGCAGCGGCAGACCCAGGTGCTCGGCGACCCGCTCCGGGGCCCCGCGCGGACGCAGCGGACCCCTGGTCACCAGGGCCACCCGCTGGCGCAGGGCGCCCAGGCGGTCCAGGTGCGTCTCGGCGTCCCGCAACCACCGCGGCCGCAGACCCACCAGCAGCACCACCAGGTCGGGCACCTCGGTCCAGGCCCGCTCGGGCAGCGAGCGGACCGGCAGGTCCAGCACCACCGGCGCGGCCGCCGACAGTCCCCGGACGACCTCGACGACGGTGCTCTCGGCCGGGCCGGCGCCCCGGGCGGCCAGCACCGGCCACGGCGCGGCGGGCAGCCGGCCGCGCAGCTGGTCGGCCACCACCGGCCCCTCGTGCCGGGCCAGGTCCGGCCAGCGCAGGCCCGGCTCGTGCTCCGCGCCGACCGTGACGTCGATGCCACCGGCCCGGACGTCACCGTCGACCAAGGTCAGATCGGCGCACGCGCAGCCGGCCACCGCACCGGCCAGGGTGCTCGTGCCGAGCCCTCCGGAGGCGCCGCTGAGAACCACCACCGGGTGCGTCGGAGAATTTCTCGATCTCATGCCCGCAGGCTCGCAGCGCCTGCTCCGGGTCACCGCGTCAAGGGGTGTGGGGGTGGAGGACGCCGGGACGTCTCCGGGGCCTGTGGACGAGGCATCTCGTCCGCACGGGAGGCCGGAGACGCACGACGGCCCCGGTTGGGGGGATAACCGGGGCCGTCAACGCGCCTACTCCGGGGGGGAGGGAGCTGGTGCGTTACCGCTCGACCCCTAAGGGGAGCGATGCCCCCCACTGTAACGCGCTGAGTGGCCCGCGCAACACGAAGACGGTCACCCTTTGGGATGAATTCGCCTGCGCGCGGCCAACGGCGCTCAGCCGATGCGACCGGTTCGCACGGAGGTGGCGATGCGCTCGCCCTCGGCGGCGCCGGCCACCACCGCGTCGGCGCAGTGCCGCAGCCACAGCAGCACCCCCTCGCGCCCTCC
Proteins encoded:
- a CDS encoding inorganic phosphate transporter produces the protein MAHDTMAPAPEQAPEPPSPQRGSDIVWHTAFGLLLVVTVVSFILWSTGQISQSSHYAVLVVTILLGVFMAFNIGGNDVANSFGTSVGAGTLTMKQALMVAAVFEVGGAVLAGGEVTDTVRSGIVDLDGVPLDPMDFAFIMMAALLGAALWLLVATQMGWPVSTTHSIIGGIVGAAVTLGFVTGDGGWEMVQWGGIGQIVISWFLSPVLGGLVAYVLFRGIKQGILVYNEQADDQLRQLKVERIEHRERHKAAFERLDELQQISYTNTMARDAVVVSSPDFDRDELESDYYRELYELQDEAENLEAHRALETWVPLLAAGGSVVITAMLLFKGLKNLHLELDSIGNFLVMGMVGAAVWMAVFIFAKSLKKQTLARSTFLLFSWMQVFTASAFAFSHGSNDIANAVGPFAAVLDVLRTNEIGAESAVPTALMVTSGVALVAGLWFIGRKVITTVGTGLTKIHPASGFAAELSAAAVVMGASLLGLPVSSTHILIGAVLGVGMVNKAANWNLMKPIAMAWVITVPAAAAVGAVGVVVIRGIFG
- a CDS encoding TadE family type IV pilus minor pilin, with product MVSAETALAIPSVLLVLALCLAALQLGVDRVRCVDAARVVAREAARGETASRALADGARAAPDGARISTARQGRDVVATVRVPAPAAATWITAGTTCRAVARMEVGGDG
- a CDS encoding ATP-dependent 6-phosphofructokinase, translated to MSGSIGILTSGGDCPGLNAVIRGAVIKGTRIYERDFVGIRDGWRGLVEDDCIPLKRKRVRGLSGVGGTILGTSRTNPYAGGGPDRVREVMARHGMDAIIAIGGEGTLTAARRLADEGINVVGVPKTIDNDLSATDYTFGFDTATSIATESIDRLRTTAEAHHRCMVVEVMGRHVGWIALHAGLASGAHAILIPEVPTSLDDVAHWVTEAKERGRAPVVVAAEGAVLEGEDSPVARHGLDAFGRPRLGGVADRLAPMLEEATGIETRSMTLGHLQRGGSPTAYDRVLATRFGTAAIDAVNAQKWGTMVALNGIDIVEVDLHRAVTELKTVPRSRYQEAAILFG
- a CDS encoding DUF6308 family protein, giving the protein MALEITVAGRTIEDARRVVEHYARSHPRTLTRYDASTQECHDVISAEDVAASRVLASRISRAQGEEILELAASHHELLAQIPKEADLADADPAESQGLYDKGADLLTALQGPWVRVAKASKVLHLKRPALFPILDSGLTRLYRSCAAEAARRYPERGHRRMFWAAIRNDLRTNVDTLAELRKQISDADAQALTRDLTDLRLMDILAWEASRRSI
- a CDS encoding DUF4244 domain-containing protein: MRSSMSRRWAQLKRAGEAGMTTAEYAVGTLAACTFAIVLLAVVKSGQVKSGLAGVVLEALGIR
- a CDS encoding type II secretion system F family protein, translating into MSAAEVLLVLLAVLLWPGASPALGSGRAARRPQARDGGRWQRRGGPASEERLADLAETVAMALRAGATPPRAVELARADARAPWDDVLADVAAALARGEEAGPVWSAAAQQHPEVGFLGGAWRLSERLGSPLAPTVEVAAEVLRGRLGVRRRLDAASAGPRATMVMLTLLPLVGLLAGLTFGIAPWTVVTWSSATMLSVGAGVVLTGLGWTICRAVLRRAVREQVHR
- a CDS encoding type II secretion system F family protein — its product is MIAVALLLVLAVLAWPVGARHGGPGRHVAAPRAGSVSGAGEVDGLATAAGEDPGDEARGPERRPPVTDREVADAMVLLALALRSGRGLADALAQTAAVSSPGARDDLVRVTTALRWGRSMRQAWTYARPVWRRTAQAMAVADESGAASAAVLLEAAAAQREEDARRIEEAGQRAGVLLVLPLGLCFLPAFVATAVVPLVVVLLGQQLG
- a CDS encoding Rv3654c family TadE-like protein, whose translation is MADGPSGGTSGGRPGRGRGDRGSGSVLAVGAIAATLSGTLGGLAVASAVLAAHSARAAADLAALATAVQHQQGTGAPCAEARRVAAAQQAEVTACQVTADGTAQVTTSVPVALRLPGVGPTRATGVSRAGPEPG
- a CDS encoding TadA family conjugal transfer-associated ATPase; this translates as MRWTPAMDAQVGRGQAPDEQVIGRVAADEAARLGERGTRRRGEELRAGLLGLGPLEPLVADEAVTDVLVNGDGSLWVDRGDGVQRVRPGLGDREEVRRLAVRLAALAGRRLDDAQPWVDGLLPDGVRLHAVLPPLVADGAHVSLRIPRRRSGGLDALAGLGMLTEGQAVRLREIVRSRTAYVITGGTGSGKTTLLAAMLAEVPADERVVVVEDVGEIVVAHPHVVRLQARSANTEGAGEVSMVDLVRQALRMRPDRLVVGEVRGAEVRDLLLALNTGHEGGCGTLHANAPEDVPARVEALGALAGMSREAVRTQLASAVEVVVHLRREGGRRVVGAIVPLSSLVDAGGPGRPGEAGA
- a CDS encoding cupin domain-containing protein; this encodes MPTSADRPDRPPRAEQLDLAPHPEGGWYRQTWASPVEVMLAGPDGTTLTRPTATLILFYLPAGEFSTWHRVTWDETWVAAEGTVLLETGGDGDLPVGGERHRVGLQPDDEPHVVIPGGVWQRTLPRDDADALVSCLVSPGFDFVDLEIRGG